A part of Trueperaceae bacterium genomic DNA contains:
- the rplX gene encoding 50S ribosomal protein L24: MSRVKTRIKKGDNVKVIAGKHKGSSGEVISVDREAGRVLVKNVNIIRKAQRPTQENPRGGFVEQEASLHLSNVQLLDPKTGTPTRIAYRLQDDGTKVRVAVKSGAQLDE; the protein is encoded by the coding sequence ATGTCACGCGTCAAGACGCGTATCAAGAAGGGCGATAACGTCAAGGTGATCGCCGGCAAGCACAAGGGCTCGAGCGGCGAGGTCATCTCGGTCGACCGCGAGGCCGGTCGCGTCCTCGTCAAGAACGTCAACATCATCCGCAAGGCCCAGCGTCCCACCCAGGAGAACCCGCGCGGGGGCTTCGTCGAGCAGGAAGCGTCGCTCCATCTGAGCAACGTCCAGCTCCTCGACCCCAAGACGGGCACCCCGACCCGCATCGCGTACCGCCTGCAGGACGACGGCACCAAGGTGCGCGTGGCCGTCAAGTCCGGCGCGCAGCTGGACGAGTGA
- the rplE gene encoding 50S ribosomal protein L5, with the protein MAVPRIEKIVVNMGVGEAREDSKVIDKASKEIAAITLQRPAVTRAKKSVSNFKVRAGMPVGLRVTLRGVRMWSFLDRLVNIALPRVRDFRGVPTNSFDGRGNYSLGIREQMVFPEISYDQVDATRGFDVTIVTTAKTDEEARSLLELLGMPFRK; encoded by the coding sequence ATGGCCGTTCCGCGCATCGAGAAGATCGTCGTCAACATGGGCGTCGGCGAGGCCCGCGAGGACTCCAAGGTCATCGACAAGGCCTCCAAGGAGATCGCGGCCATCACGCTGCAGCGTCCGGCCGTCACCCGCGCCAAGAAGTCGGTCTCGAACTTCAAGGTCAGGGCAGGCATGCCCGTTGGCCTGCGCGTCACGCTGCGCGGCGTGCGCATGTGGTCGTTCCTCGACCGCCTCGTCAACATCGCGCTCCCCCGCGTCCGCGACTTCCGCGGCGTGCCGACGAACAGCTTCGACGGGCGCGGCAACTACAGCCTAGGGATCCGGGAGCAGATGGTGTTCCCAGAGATCAGCTACGACCAGGTCGACGCGACCCGCGGGTTCGACGTCACCATCGTCACGACGGCCAAGACCGACGAGGAAGCGCGTTCGCTCCTCGAACTCCTCGGCATGCCGTTCAGGAAGTAA
- a CDS encoding type Z 30S ribosomal protein S14, whose product MATKAHVAKSKRTPKFSVRAGNRCSRCGRSRAYLRDFGVCRICMREMAHLGHLPGVVKASW is encoded by the coding sequence GTGGCAACCAAGGCTCACGTAGCCAAGTCCAAGCGCACCCCGAAGTTCTCCGTCCGCGCCGGCAACCGTTGTTCGCGTTGCGGCCGTTCGCGCGCCTACCTGCGCGACTTCGGCGTATGCCGCATCTGCATGCGCGAGATGGCGCATCTCGGGCATCTGCCCGGCGTCGTCAAGGCGAGCTGGTGA
- the rpsH gene encoding 30S ribosomal protein S8 → MQTDPIADMLTRIRNAVAKAEASVDVPASKFKLALGRLLVAEGYLKSIDAVDVEGKPYLRIGLKYGHKRSPVIHSIKRVSTPGRRAYAKAEHVPVVRGGLGLAVISTSRGLLADREARRNNVGGEIVCEVW, encoded by the coding sequence ATGCAGACGGATCCAATCGCAGACATGCTCACGCGCATCCGCAACGCCGTGGCCAAGGCCGAAGCGAGCGTCGATGTGCCGGCGAGCAAGTTCAAGCTGGCCCTCGGCCGGCTCCTGGTGGCGGAGGGCTACCTCAAGTCGATCGATGCGGTAGACGTCGAGGGCAAGCCCTACTTGCGCATCGGCCTCAAGTACGGCCACAAGCGCTCGCCCGTCATCCACTCCATCAAGCGCGTCTCCACCCCCGGCCGTCGCGCCTACGCCAAGGCCGAGCACGTCCCGGTCGTCCGCGGCGGCCTCGGCCTCGCCGTCATCTCCACCTCGCGCGGCCTCCTCGCCGACCGCGAAGCTCGCCGCAACAACGTCGGTGGCGAGATCGTCTGTGAGGTGTGGTGA
- the rplF gene encoding 50S ribosomal protein L6 → MSRIGRSPIRLPKGVETRLTEPGKVSVKGPKGSLEVVFSPRLEVKEEAGALNVARPSDNRDDRAQHGLARTLIANAVTGVTEGYEKKLEIHGVGFRCANKGSNLELTIGYSHPVVVEAPKGITIQATEPTRITVSGIDKQLVGQVAANIRALRPPDSYHGKGIRYAGETVRLKPGKSAAR, encoded by the coding sequence ATGTCGCGCATCGGCCGCTCGCCCATCCGCCTGCCCAAAGGCGTCGAGACCAGGCTCACGGAGCCGGGCAAGGTGTCGGTCAAGGGCCCCAAGGGCAGCCTCGAGGTCGTCTTCAGCCCGCGCCTTGAAGTCAAGGAAGAGGCCGGCGCCCTCAACGTCGCGCGTCCGAGCGACAACCGCGACGACCGCGCCCAGCACGGCCTCGCGCGCACGCTGATCGCCAACGCCGTCACCGGCGTGACGGAAGGGTACGAGAAGAAGCTCGAGATCCACGGCGTCGGCTTCCGCTGCGCCAACAAGGGCTCGAACCTGGAGCTGACCATCGGCTACTCGCACCCGGTCGTCGTCGAGGCCCCCAAGGGCATCACCATCCAGGCGACGGAGCCGACGCGCATCACCGTGAGCGGCATCGACAAGCAGCTCGTCGGCCAGGTGGCCGCCAACATCCGCGCCCTGCGCCCGCCCGACTCCTATCACGGCAAGGGCATCAGGTACGCGGGTGAAACCGTCCGACTCAAGCCCGGCAAGTCCGCGGCGCGCTGA
- the rplR gene encoding 50S ribosomal protein L18, which translates to MSMNVSVRKERRANRTRRRLKRPVHTERLRLSVFRSAKHIYAQVIDDEQGRTVAEANSKALAPQGNKTEQAKAVGKLLAERAVAAGVKSVVFDRGSFRYHGRVKALAEGAREGGLEF; encoded by the coding sequence ATGAGCATGAACGTATCCGTACGCAAGGAACGCCGCGCCAACCGCACCCGCAGGCGGCTCAAGCGCCCGGTGCACACCGAGCGCCTGCGCCTCTCCGTGTTCCGCAGCGCCAAGCACATCTACGCCCAAGTGATCGACGACGAGCAGGGCCGCACCGTGGCGGAAGCCAACAGCAAGGCGCTCGCCCCTCAGGGCAACAAGACGGAGCAGGCCAAGGCAGTCGGCAAGCTCCTCGCGGAGCGCGCCGTCGCTGCCGGTGTCAAGAGCGTCGTCTTCGACCGCGGTTCCTTCAGGTACCACGGTCGCGTCAAGGCCCTCGCTGAAGGGGCCCGTGAAGGAGGCCTCGAGTTCTGA
- the rpsE gene encoding 30S ribosomal protein S5 — MADTDFEDKVIFIRRTAKTYKGGRRFRFGAMVVIGDRNGRVGVGLGKAREVPVAVQKGQYVARRNIINVPIEEPGTVPHEVLGEHGTSRVMLKPAGAGTGVIAGSVPRAIVELAGYSNLLTKELGSRNQTNVAYAVIDGLKQLRTFDEAKRIRESAE; from the coding sequence ATGGCTGATACCGACTTCGAAGACAAGGTCATCTTCATCCGGCGCACCGCCAAGACGTACAAGGGCGGCAGGCGGTTCCGGTTCGGCGCCATGGTCGTCATCGGCGACCGCAACGGTCGCGTCGGCGTCGGCCTCGGGAAGGCCAGGGAAGTCCCGGTGGCCGTTCAGAAGGGCCAGTACGTCGCGCGCCGCAACATCATCAACGTGCCCATCGAGGAGCCGGGCACCGTGCCGCACGAGGTCCTGGGCGAGCACGGCACCAGCCGCGTGATGCTCAAGCCCGCGGGCGCCGGCACCGGCGTCATCGCCGGCAGCGTGCCGCGCGCCATCGTCGAGCTGGCCGGCTACAGCAACCTCCTCACGAAGGAGCTCGGCAGCCGCAACCAGACCAACGTGGCCTACGCGGTCATCGACGGCCTCAAGCAGCTCCGTACCTTCGACGAGGCCAAGCGCATCAGGGAGTCGGCGGAATGA
- the rpmD gene encoding 50S ribosomal protein L30, whose product MKVKLVRSLIGTTKAQRGTANALGLRKIGDVREIVDNESTRGMVKKVEHLLAIEGEKR is encoded by the coding sequence ATGAAGGTCAAGCTCGTCCGCAGCCTGATCGGCACGACCAAGGCCCAGCGCGGCACGGCCAACGCCCTCGGGCTGAGGAAGATCGGCGACGTGCGCGAGATCGTCGACAACGAGTCGACGCGCGGCATGGTCAAGAAGGTCGAACACCTGCTCGCCATCGAAGGGGAGAAGCGGTGA
- the rplO gene encoding 50S ribosomal protein L15, which yields MKLNELSPAPGSKKTRKRVGRGLGSGRGKTAGRGQKGQTSRSGHSQGAGWEGGRSRLIMRLPKRGFTRVKEPLQLVNLRDLNAFAAGESIDAAKLVASGLVRRVDHRVKLLADGELEVKGLTITVDAASKGALAAVEAAGGKVVLTSTGEGA from the coding sequence GTGAAGCTCAACGAACTAAGCCCGGCACCGGGCTCGAAGAAGACGCGCAAGCGCGTCGGTCGCGGCCTCGGGAGCGGCCGCGGCAAGACGGCCGGTCGCGGCCAGAAGGGTCAGACCAGCCGCTCAGGCCATAGCCAAGGGGCGGGCTGGGAAGGCGGGCGCTCGCGCCTGATCATGCGGCTGCCGAAGCGCGGCTTCACGCGCGTGAAGGAGCCCCTCCAGCTCGTCAACCTCCGCGATCTCAACGCCTTCGCGGCCGGCGAGTCCATCGACGCCGCCAAGCTCGTCGCGTCCGGCCTCGTGCGCCGTGTCGACCACCGCGTCAAGCTCCTGGCCGACGGCGAGCTCGAGGTCAAGGGCCTCACCATCACCGTCGACGCCGCCTCGAAGGGCGCGCTCGCCGCGGTGGAAGCCGCCGGCGGCAAGGTCGTCCTGACCTCGACCGGCGAGGGAGCCTAA
- the secY gene encoding preprotein translocase subunit SecY: MLKAFRNALVIPDLRAKLLVTIGLLAAYRLMVHIPTPGVDVQALKAGALGGGVFSLLNFISGGNFEVFSIAALGVIPYITASIIIQLLQSTYPPLEKLSKEGEEGRRKITQYTRLGATALGAIQALFLAIALIGPSGALKVGWSNGPFFWFVVLVTQVAGITVVMWLGEKITEYGIGNGISLIIYAGIVAAFPGALGQQFALIGAGEANVFGLLFYVVLLVVAIAGMVLVQQAERRIPVQYARKVVGRKVMGGQTTYIPLRLNAAGVIPIIFAVAILVLPQTILGAFPEIAWMQSLASWFNPSQWQGLLLSTLLIVGFTYFYTQISFDPRRISENLREYGGFVPGVRPGQQTTEHLTRITNRITLWGALFLGLVNALPQAFSWLTGQQQLSFVFSGTGLLIMVGVALDTLRQLESQLMMRHYEGFVAKGRIRGRGRRF, from the coding sequence ATGCTTAAGGCTTTCCGCAATGCTCTGGTCATCCCGGACTTGCGGGCCAAGCTGCTCGTCACCATAGGCCTGCTGGCCGCTTACCGCCTGATGGTCCACATCCCGACGCCGGGCGTGGACGTCCAGGCGCTCAAGGCCGGCGCCCTAGGCGGCGGCGTCTTCTCCCTGCTCAACTTCATCTCGGGCGGCAACTTCGAGGTCTTCTCGATCGCCGCGCTCGGCGTGATCCCCTACATCACGGCGAGCATCATCATCCAGCTCCTCCAGAGCACGTACCCGCCCCTCGAGAAGCTCTCGAAGGAAGGGGAAGAAGGCCGGCGCAAGATCACGCAGTACACGCGCCTCGGCGCCACCGCGCTCGGCGCCATCCAGGCGCTCTTCCTCGCGATCGCCCTGATCGGACCGTCCGGCGCGCTCAAGGTCGGCTGGAGCAACGGGCCGTTCTTCTGGTTCGTGGTCCTCGTCACGCAGGTAGCCGGCATCACCGTCGTCATGTGGCTTGGCGAGAAGATCACGGAGTACGGCATCGGCAACGGCATCTCGCTGATCATCTACGCCGGCATCGTGGCCGCCTTCCCCGGCGCGCTCGGTCAGCAGTTCGCCCTCATCGGCGCCGGCGAGGCCAACGTCTTCGGCCTCCTCTTCTACGTCGTCCTCCTCGTGGTCGCCATCGCCGGCATGGTGCTGGTGCAGCAGGCCGAACGGCGCATCCCGGTCCAGTACGCCCGCAAGGTCGTTGGGCGCAAGGTCATGGGCGGTCAGACGACGTACATCCCCTTGCGGCTCAACGCGGCCGGCGTCATCCCGATCATCTTCGCCGTGGCCATCCTCGTGCTGCCGCAGACGATCCTCGGGGCCTTCCCCGAGATCGCCTGGATGCAGTCGCTCGCCAGCTGGTTCAACCCGAGCCAGTGGCAGGGCCTGCTCCTCAGCACGCTCCTGATCGTCGGGTTCACGTACTTCTACACCCAGATCTCGTTCGATCCGAGGCGCATCAGCGAGAACCTCCGCGAGTACGGCGGCTTCGTGCCGGGCGTGCGCCCCGGCCAGCAGACGACCGAGCACCTGACCCGCATCACCAACCGCATCACCCTCTGGGGCGCGCTGTTCCTCGGTCTGGTCAACGCCCTGCCGCAGGCCTTCTCCTGGCTCACGGGCCAGCAGCAGCTCTCGTTCGTCTTCTCCGGCACCGGCCTCCTGATCATGGTGGGCGTCGCCCTGGACACGTTGCGGCAGCTCGAGTCGCAGCTCATGATGCGCCACTACGAGGGCTTCGTGGCCAAGGGTCGCATCCGGGGCCGCGGGAGGCGCTTCTAG
- a CDS encoding adenylate kinase has protein sequence MPSQDHEVVLLMGPPGAGKGTQANLLASERGLEQLSTGAMLRAHVQGGTELGKRAKVIMDSGALVPDDIIIGMVRAELDRMRPIRVLLDGFPRTTVQAEALDDLLASYGAGIDSAIELVVPESELVRRLLGRAAAEGRSDDNEDTIRTRMRVYLDQTRPLLDYYAAQGKLRSVDGIGTTGEVFDRVVGALGAERA, from the coding sequence GTGCCTAGCCAAGACCACGAGGTCGTGCTGCTCATGGGCCCTCCCGGGGCGGGGAAGGGCACGCAGGCCAACCTGCTCGCCTCCGAGCGCGGCCTCGAGCAGCTCTCGACGGGCGCCATGCTTCGCGCCCACGTGCAAGGCGGCACGGAGCTCGGTAAGCGCGCCAAGGTCATCATGGACTCCGGCGCCCTCGTCCCCGACGACATCATCATCGGCATGGTGAGGGCCGAGCTCGACCGCATGCGACCCATCCGGGTCCTGCTGGACGGCTTCCCGCGCACCACCGTGCAAGCCGAGGCCTTGGACGACCTGCTGGCCAGCTACGGCGCGGGCATCGATTCCGCCATCGAGCTGGTCGTCCCGGAGTCGGAGCTCGTCAGGCGCCTCCTCGGCCGCGCCGCGGCCGAAGGCCGTTCGGACGACAACGAGGACACCATCCGTACGCGGATGCGGGTATACCTCGACCAGACGCGACCGCTCCTCGACTACTACGCTGCGCAAGGCAAGCTCAGGAGCGTCGACGGCATCGGCACTACCGGTGAGGTCTTCGACCGGGTCGTCGGCGCCCTCGGAGCGGAGCGGGCATGA
- the map gene encoding type I methionyl aminopeptidase, with the protein MIVKRRSELEVMAEAAVINREALEVVERAVTPGVTTRELNALAEDAILSRGGKPAFKGYNGFPATICASPNEVVVHGFPDDRPLAEGDIISIDIGTFYRGYAADMARTYPVGNVSVDAERLLAVTQRSLTAGIERAQAGGRLGDVSAAIQDVVEAAGFWVVREFVGHGIGRDFHEGPEVPNFGRAGTGPVLRPGLVLAIEPMVAQRRARVVIADDGWTASTENRCLAAHFEHTVAITEDGPWVLTASGSGTKVMPTARGGVHGA; encoded by the coding sequence ATGATAGTCAAGCGCCGCAGCGAGCTCGAGGTCATGGCCGAAGCCGCGGTGATCAACCGCGAGGCCCTCGAGGTCGTCGAGCGTGCCGTGACGCCTGGCGTCACGACGCGCGAGTTGAACGCGCTTGCTGAAGATGCTATCCTCTCGCGCGGTGGTAAGCCGGCGTTCAAGGGTTACAACGGCTTCCCCGCCACGATCTGCGCCAGCCCCAACGAGGTCGTCGTCCACGGTTTCCCGGACGACCGGCCGTTGGCGGAGGGCGACATAATCTCGATCGACATCGGGACGTTCTATCGCGGGTACGCGGCCGACATGGCCCGCACCTACCCCGTTGGCAACGTCTCGGTCGATGCCGAACGGCTCCTCGCTGTCACCCAGCGGTCCTTGACCGCCGGCATCGAGCGGGCCCAAGCAGGCGGCCGACTAGGCGACGTATCCGCGGCCATACAGGACGTCGTCGAAGCGGCAGGTTTCTGGGTAGTACGGGAGTTCGTAGGTCACGGCATCGGTCGCGACTTCCACGAAGGCCCCGAGGTGCCCAACTTCGGTCGTGCCGGTACCGGACCTGTTCTCCGTCCCGGCCTCGTCCTCGCGATAGAGCCCATGGTGGCTCAGCGGCGCGCACGCGTCGTGATCGCGGACGACGGCTGGACGGCCTCCACCGAGAACAGGTGCCTCGCGGCACATTTCGAGCACACCGTAGCCATCACGGAAGATGGTCCTTGGGTGCTTACGGCAAGCGGCAGTGGGACGAAGGTCATGCCCACCGCCAGGGGAGGTGTGCATGGCGCGTAA
- the infA gene encoding translation initiation factor IF-1 has product MARKSSGPPRRPRVERQEETTQDTIRTEGVVLEARPNTTFLVQLDAGPEILAHVGGKMRRHYIRILPGDRVVLEISTYDPEKGRIVYRK; this is encoded by the coding sequence ATGGCGCGTAAGAGTTCGGGTCCGCCCAGAAGGCCACGCGTTGAACGTCAGGAAGAGACGACGCAAGACACTATCCGCACCGAAGGCGTGGTACTTGAAGCGCGCCCCAACACGACCTTCTTGGTCCAGTTGGACGCAGGGCCCGAGATCCTTGCCCACGTTGGTGGCAAGATGCGCCGTCACTACATCCGCATCCTTCCCGGCGATCGCGTCGTGTTGGAGATCAGCACCTACGACCCCGAGAAGGGTCGCATCGTCTACCGCAAGTAG
- the rpmJ gene encoding 50S ribosomal protein L36 produces the protein MKVRASVKPMCDKCKVIRRHGRVYVICPSNPTHKQRQG, from the coding sequence ATGAAAGTCAGGGCTTCAGTGAAACCAATGTGTGATAAGTGCAAGGTCATCCGTCGGCACGGCCGGGTCTACGTCATCTGCCCGAGCAACCCGACGCATAAGCAAAGGCAGGGCTGA
- the rpsM gene encoding 30S ribosomal protein S13 yields the protein MARIAGVDLPRDKRIEAALPYIYGIGWSRSVEILTKAEVDPSTRVKDLTETEVSRLREIVDRDYKVEGDLRREVQLNIKRLMDIGCYRGLRHRRGLPVRGQSTKTNARTRKGPRRTVAGKKKAPKK from the coding sequence GTGGCGCGTATCGCGGGCGTAGACCTGCCTAGGGACAAGCGCATCGAAGCGGCCCTCCCGTACATCTACGGTATCGGCTGGAGCCGGTCCGTCGAGATCCTCACCAAGGCCGAGGTCGATCCGAGCACGCGCGTCAAGGACCTCACCGAGACCGAGGTCAGCCGCCTTCGCGAGATCGTCGACCGCGACTACAAGGTCGAGGGCGACCTGCGCCGCGAGGTGCAGCTGAACATCAAGCGCCTCATGGACATCGGCTGCTACCGCGGGCTCAGGCACCGCCGCGGCCTGCCGGTCCGTGGGCAGTCGACGAAGACGAACGCGCGTACCCGCAAGGGCCCGCGTCGCACCGTGGCCGGCAAGAAGAAGGCCCCGAAGAAGTAA
- the rpsK gene encoding 30S ribosomal protein S11, producing the protein MAKPTTKNTKKRVKRSISEGKAFIHASYNNTIVTITDMDGNTVAWSSSGSIGYKGSKKGTPYAAQLAAADATRKAQNMGVSQVDIVIRGTGSGREQAIRSIQATGVNVRTIIDDTPTPHNGCRPRKRKRP; encoded by the coding sequence ATGGCCAAGCCGACTACCAAGAACACGAAGAAGCGGGTCAAGCGCTCCATCTCGGAGGGCAAGGCGTTCATCCACGCTTCCTACAACAACACCATCGTGACCATCACGGACATGGACGGCAACACCGTGGCGTGGTCCTCCTCGGGCTCCATCGGTTACAAGGGCTCGAAGAAGGGCACGCCGTACGCCGCCCAGCTCGCCGCCGCCGACGCGACCCGCAAGGCTCAGAACATGGGCGTCTCGCAGGTCGACATCGTCATCCGTGGCACGGGCTCCGGCCGTGAGCAGGCCATCCGCTCCATCCAGGCCACGGGCGTGAACGTCCGCACCATCATCGACGACACCCCCACCCCCCACAACGGCTGCCGCCCGCGCAAGCGGAAGCGCCCCTGA
- the rpsD gene encoding 30S ribosomal protein S4 translates to MGRYRGPIVKICRREGANLVETPKVQRYMEKHPYPPGQHGQRRRRKPSDYGVRLREKQKLRFYYNMSERQFHNLFEEANRAEGSTGTVFLQLLESRLDNVVYRLGIAYTRRQARQFVAHGHILVNGKRVDVPSYSVRPGDTIEVSAKAKKNGVIQANIEDRKRGKLNPWLEFDSETMKGRFLHRPSREDIMVPVNELQVIEYYSR, encoded by the coding sequence ATGGGTCGATACAGAGGACCGATAGTCAAGATCTGCAGGCGCGAAGGCGCCAACCTGGTGGAGACGCCCAAGGTGCAGCGCTACATGGAGAAGCACCCCTACCCGCCCGGCCAGCACGGCCAGCGCCGTCGCCGCAAGCCGAGCGACTACGGGGTGCGCCTGCGCGAGAAGCAGAAGCTGCGCTTCTACTACAACATGAGCGAGAGGCAGTTCCACAACCTCTTCGAGGAGGCCAACCGCGCCGAAGGCTCGACGGGCACCGTCTTCCTCCAGCTCCTCGAGTCGCGCCTCGACAACGTGGTCTACCGCCTCGGCATCGCCTACACGCGGCGCCAGGCGCGCCAGTTCGTCGCTCACGGGCACATCCTCGTGAACGGCAAGCGCGTCGACGTCCCGTCTTACAGCGTGCGCCCCGGCGACACCATCGAGGTCTCCGCCAAGGCGAAGAAGAACGGCGTCATCCAGGCCAACATCGAGGACCGCAAGCGGGGCAAGCTGAACCCCTGGCTGGAGTTCGACTCGGAGACCATGAAGGGCCGCTTCCTGCACCGCCCTTCCCGCGAGGACATCATGGTTCCGGTCAACGAGCTCCAGGTCATCGAGTACTACTCGCGCTGA
- a CDS encoding DNA-directed RNA polymerase subunit alpha, whose protein sequence is MHIIPEFKAKVSGSYGEFVVEPLPRGYGVTLGNPLRRILLSSVPGTAVTSVYIEDVLHEFSTIDGVKEDVMQIILNLKDLVVKMHDEDPVTLTLRADQPGAVTAAMFDVPSTAEVVNPDLHIATLSKGGRLVMEVRVERGVGYVPAEVHGTKDRINSIPVDAIYTPVRRVAYRVEDTRVGQKTDLDRLTLRVWTDGSVDPRDALDVAVETLRAQLNVFSGDGGLEEEPAPVLVIPNGKVEEQSTPVEEVTISLESLDLSSRVLHSLQEEGIDSVNALLALSERDLKKVGGVGEKSLEEIKERLAARGYNLKE, encoded by the coding sequence GTGCACATCATCCCAGAGTTCAAAGCCAAGGTCTCGGGCAGCTACGGCGAGTTCGTCGTCGAGCCGCTACCGCGCGGCTACGGCGTCACGCTCGGCAACCCGCTCAGGCGCATCCTGCTCTCGTCCGTGCCTGGCACGGCGGTCACGAGCGTCTACATCGAGGACGTCCTGCACGAGTTCTCGACCATCGACGGGGTCAAGGAGGATGTCATGCAGATCATCCTCAACCTCAAGGACCTGGTCGTGAAGATGCACGACGAGGACCCCGTCACGCTCACGCTGCGCGCCGACCAGCCCGGCGCGGTCACGGCCGCCATGTTCGACGTGCCCTCGACCGCGGAGGTCGTGAACCCCGACCTGCACATCGCCACCCTCTCGAAGGGCGGCCGGCTCGTCATGGAAGTACGCGTCGAGCGGGGCGTCGGGTACGTGCCCGCCGAGGTGCACGGCACCAAGGACCGCATCAACTCCATCCCCGTCGACGCCATCTACACGCCTGTCCGGCGTGTGGCCTACCGCGTCGAGGACACCCGCGTCGGCCAGAAGACCGACCTTGACCGCCTCACCCTGCGCGTCTGGACCGACGGTAGCGTCGACCCGCGCGACGCGCTCGACGTCGCGGTCGAGACGCTGCGCGCCCAGCTCAACGTGTTCAGCGGCGACGGCGGCCTCGAGGAAGAGCCGGCCCCCGTACTGGTCATCCCCAACGGCAAGGTGGAAGAGCAGAGCACGCCGGTCGAGGAGGTCACGATCAGCTTGGAGAGCCTCGACCTGTCCAGCCGCGTCCTGCACTCGCTGCAAGAAGAGGGGATCGACTCCGTCAACGCCCTCCTCGCGCTCTCCGAGCGCGACCTGAAGAAGGTCGGCGGCGTCGGCGAGAAGTCGCTCGAAGAGATCAAGGAGCGCCTTGCGGCGCGCGGATACAACCTAAAGGAGTGA
- the rplQ gene encoding 50S ribosomal protein L17 codes for MRGRKLSRSSSHRSALARSQATALLRHGRIKTTVTKAKSLQPFVEKLITTARGGDLHARRLVAREIHDLDVQRKLMQEIAPRYAQRAGGYTRIYRLTTRRGDGVQEAFIELVND; via the coding sequence ATGCGCGGCCGCAAGTTGAGCCGCTCCAGCAGCCACCGTTCCGCCCTGGCCCGCAGCCAGGCGACGGCGCTGTTGCGGCACGGCCGGATCAAGACCACGGTGACGAAGGCGAAGAGCCTCCAGCCGTTCGTGGAGAAGCTCATCACGACCGCGCGCGGCGGCGACCTGCACGCTCGCCGGCTCGTGGCACGCGAGATCCACGATCTCGACGTCCAACGCAAGCTCATGCAGGAGATCGCCCCCCGCTACGCGCAGCGCGCGGGCGGCTACACGCGCATCTACCGCCTCACCACCAGGCGTGGCGACGGCGTGCAGGAAGCGTTCATCGAACTCGTCAACGACTGA